A single genomic interval of Panthera tigris isolate Pti1 chromosome E3, P.tigris_Pti1_mat1.1, whole genome shotgun sequence harbors:
- the GLYR1 gene encoding putative oxidoreductase GLYR1 isoform X3 yields the protein MAAVSLRLGDLVWGKLGRYPPWPGKIVNPPKDLKKPRGKKCFFVKFFGTEDHAWIKVEQLKPYHAHKEEMIKINKGKRFQQAVDAVEEFLRRAKGKDQTSSHNSADDKNRRNSSEERSRPNSGDEKRKLSLSEGKVKKNMGEGKKRVSSGSSERGSKSPLKRAQEQSPRKRGRPPKDEKDLTIPESSTVKGVMAGPMAAFKWQPTVSEPVKDADPHFHHFLLSQTEKPAVCYQAITKKLKICEEETGSTSIQAADSTAVNGSITPTDKKIGFLGLGLMGSGIVSNLLKMGHTVTVWNRTAEKEGARLGRTPAEVVSTCDITFACVSDPKAAKDLVLGPSGVLQGIRPGKCYVDMSTVDADTVTELAQVIVSRGGRFLEAPVSGNQQLSNDGMLVILAAGDRGLYEDCSSCFQAMGKTSFFLGEVGNAAKMMLIVNMVQGSFMATIAEGLTLAQVTGQSQQTLLDILNQGQLASIFLDQKCQNILQGNFKPDFYLKYIQKDLRLAIALGDAVNHPTPMAAAANEVYKRAKALDQSDNDMSAVYRAYIH from the exons CTTCTTTGTGAAGTTTTTTGGAACAGAAGATCA TGCCTGGATCAAAGTGGAACAGCTAAAGCCATACCATGCGCACAAggaggaaatgataaagattaacAAGGGAAAACGGTTCCAGCAAGCTGTGGATGCCGTTGAAGAGTTCCTCCGGAGAGCCAAAGGGAAAGACCAG ACATCGTCCCACAATTCTGCTGATGACAAGAATCGGCGTAATTCCAGTGAGGAGAGAAGTAGGCCAAACTCAGGTGATGAGAAGCGGAAGCTTAGCCTGTCTGAAGGGAAGGTGAAGAAGAacatgggagaaggaaagaagagggtgtCTTCAGGCTCTTCAGAGAGAGGCTCCAAGTCCCCTCTGAAAAGAGCCCAAGAGCAGAGTCCCCGGAAACGGGGTCGGCCCCCAAAGGATGAgaag GATCTCACCATCCCTGAGTCTAGTACCGTGAAGGGGGTGATGGCTGGACCGATGGCCGCGTTTAAATGGCAGCCAACTGTGAGCGAG CCTGTGAAAGATGCAGACCCTCATTTCCATCATTTCCTGCTCAGCCAAACTGAGAAG CCAGCTGTCTGTTACCAAGCAATcacaaagaagttgaaaatatgTGAAGAG GAAACCGGGTCCACCTCCATCCAGGCAGCAGACAGCACAGCCGTGAATGGCAGCATCACACCCACAGACAAAAA GATAGGATTTTTGGGCCTTGGGCTCATGGGAAGTGGCATCGTCTCCAACTTGCTAAAAATGGGTCACACAGTAACCGTCTGGAACCGGACTGCAGAGAAA GAGGGGGCCCGCCTAGGAAGAACCCCCGCTGAAGTCGTTTCAACTTGTGACATCACCTTCGCCTGCGTGTCAGATCCCAAGGCAGCCAAGGAC CTGGTGCTGGGCCCCAGTGGTGTACTGCAAGGGATCCGCCCTGGGAAGTGCTATGTGGACATGTCAACAGTGGATGCTGACACAGTCACTGAGCTGGCCCAG GTGATTGTGTCCAGGGGGGGCCGCTTTCTGGAAGCCCCGGTCTCAGGGAATCAGCAGCTGTCTAATGACGGGATGTTGGTGATCTTAGCAGCAGGAGACAGGGGCTTGTATGAGGACTGCAGCAGCTGCTTCCAGGCAATGGGGAAGACCTCCTTCTTTCTAG GTGAGGTTGGCAACGCAGCCAAGATGATGCTGATCGTGAACATGGTCCAGGGAAGCTTCATGGCCACCATCGCTGAGGGCTTGACCCTGGCCCAAGTGACAGGCCAGTCCCAGCAGACACTCTTGGACATCCTCAATCAGGGACAGTTGGCCAGCATCTTCCTGGACCAGAAGTGCCAAA ATATCCTGCAAGGAAACTTTAAGCCTGATTTCTACCTGAAGTACATCCAGAAGGATCTCCGCTTAGCCATTGCCCTGGGTGATGCGGTCAACCATCCTACTCCTATGGCAGCTGCAGCCAACGAG gtgtaCAAAAGAGCCAAGGCACTGGACCAGTCTGACAACGACATGTCTGCCGTGTACCGAGCCTATATACACTAA
- the GLYR1 gene encoding putative oxidoreductase GLYR1 isoform X1, protein MAAVSLRLGDLVWGKLGRYPPWPGKIVNPPKDLKKPRGKKCFFVKFFGTEDHAWIKVEQLKPYHAHKEEMIKINKGKRFQQAVDAVEEFLRRAKGKDQTSSHNSADDKNRRNSSEERSRPNSGDEKRKLSLSEGKVKKNMGEGKKRVSSGSSERGSKSPLKRAQEQSPRKRGRPPKDEKDLTIPESSTVKGVMAGPMAAFKWQPTVSEPVKDADPHFHHFLLSQTEKPAVCYQAITKKLKICEEETGSTSIQAADSTAVNGSITPTDKKIGFLGLGLMGSGIVSNLLKMGHTVTVWNRTAEKCDLFIQEGARLGRTPAEVVSTCDITFACVSDPKAAKDLVLGPSGVLQGIRPGKCYVDMSTVDADTVTELAQVIVSRGGRFLEAPVSGNQQLSNDGMLVILAAGDRGLYEDCSSCFQAMGKTSFFLGEVGNAAKMMLIVNMVQGSFMATIAEGLTLAQVTGQSQQTLLDILNQGQLASIFLDQKCQNILQGNFKPDFYLKYIQKDLRLAIALGDAVNHPTPMAAAANEVYKRAKALDQSDNDMSAVYRAYIH, encoded by the exons CTTCTTTGTGAAGTTTTTTGGAACAGAAGATCA TGCCTGGATCAAAGTGGAACAGCTAAAGCCATACCATGCGCACAAggaggaaatgataaagattaacAAGGGAAAACGGTTCCAGCAAGCTGTGGATGCCGTTGAAGAGTTCCTCCGGAGAGCCAAAGGGAAAGACCAG ACATCGTCCCACAATTCTGCTGATGACAAGAATCGGCGTAATTCCAGTGAGGAGAGAAGTAGGCCAAACTCAGGTGATGAGAAGCGGAAGCTTAGCCTGTCTGAAGGGAAGGTGAAGAAGAacatgggagaaggaaagaagagggtgtCTTCAGGCTCTTCAGAGAGAGGCTCCAAGTCCCCTCTGAAAAGAGCCCAAGAGCAGAGTCCCCGGAAACGGGGTCGGCCCCCAAAGGATGAgaag GATCTCACCATCCCTGAGTCTAGTACCGTGAAGGGGGTGATGGCTGGACCGATGGCCGCGTTTAAATGGCAGCCAACTGTGAGCGAG CCTGTGAAAGATGCAGACCCTCATTTCCATCATTTCCTGCTCAGCCAAACTGAGAAG CCAGCTGTCTGTTACCAAGCAATcacaaagaagttgaaaatatgTGAAGAG GAAACCGGGTCCACCTCCATCCAGGCAGCAGACAGCACAGCCGTGAATGGCAGCATCACACCCACAGACAAAAA GATAGGATTTTTGGGCCTTGGGCTCATGGGAAGTGGCATCGTCTCCAACTTGCTAAAAATGGGTCACACAGTAACCGTCTGGAACCGGACTGCAGAGAAA TGTGATTTGTTCATCCAGGAGGGGGCCCGCCTAGGAAGAACCCCCGCTGAAGTCGTTTCAACTTGTGACATCACCTTCGCCTGCGTGTCAGATCCCAAGGCAGCCAAGGAC CTGGTGCTGGGCCCCAGTGGTGTACTGCAAGGGATCCGCCCTGGGAAGTGCTATGTGGACATGTCAACAGTGGATGCTGACACAGTCACTGAGCTGGCCCAG GTGATTGTGTCCAGGGGGGGCCGCTTTCTGGAAGCCCCGGTCTCAGGGAATCAGCAGCTGTCTAATGACGGGATGTTGGTGATCTTAGCAGCAGGAGACAGGGGCTTGTATGAGGACTGCAGCAGCTGCTTCCAGGCAATGGGGAAGACCTCCTTCTTTCTAG GTGAGGTTGGCAACGCAGCCAAGATGATGCTGATCGTGAACATGGTCCAGGGAAGCTTCATGGCCACCATCGCTGAGGGCTTGACCCTGGCCCAAGTGACAGGCCAGTCCCAGCAGACACTCTTGGACATCCTCAATCAGGGACAGTTGGCCAGCATCTTCCTGGACCAGAAGTGCCAAA ATATCCTGCAAGGAAACTTTAAGCCTGATTTCTACCTGAAGTACATCCAGAAGGATCTCCGCTTAGCCATTGCCCTGGGTGATGCGGTCAACCATCCTACTCCTATGGCAGCTGCAGCCAACGAG gtgtaCAAAAGAGCCAAGGCACTGGACCAGTCTGACAACGACATGTCTGCCGTGTACCGAGCCTATATACACTAA
- the GLYR1 gene encoding putative oxidoreductase GLYR1 isoform X2: MAAVSLRLGDLVWGKLGRYPPWPGKIVNPPKDLKKPRGKKCFFVKFFGTEDHAWIKVEQLKPYHAHKEEMIKINKGKRFQQAVDAVEEFLRRAKGKDQTSSHNSADDKNRRNSSEERSRPNSGDEKRKLSLSEGKVKKNMGEGKKRVSSGSSERGSKSPLKRAQEQSPRKRGRPPKDEKDLTIPESSTVKGVMAGPMAAFKWQPTVSEPVKDADPHFHHFLLSQTEKPAVCYQAITKKLKICEEETGSTSIQAADSTAVNGSITPTDKKIGFLGLGLMGSGIVSNLLKMGHTVTVWNRTAEKCDLFIQEGARLGRTPAEVVSTCDITFACVSDPKAAKDVLGPSGVLQGIRPGKCYVDMSTVDADTVTELAQVIVSRGGRFLEAPVSGNQQLSNDGMLVILAAGDRGLYEDCSSCFQAMGKTSFFLGEVGNAAKMMLIVNMVQGSFMATIAEGLTLAQVTGQSQQTLLDILNQGQLASIFLDQKCQNILQGNFKPDFYLKYIQKDLRLAIALGDAVNHPTPMAAAANEVYKRAKALDQSDNDMSAVYRAYIH; this comes from the exons CTTCTTTGTGAAGTTTTTTGGAACAGAAGATCA TGCCTGGATCAAAGTGGAACAGCTAAAGCCATACCATGCGCACAAggaggaaatgataaagattaacAAGGGAAAACGGTTCCAGCAAGCTGTGGATGCCGTTGAAGAGTTCCTCCGGAGAGCCAAAGGGAAAGACCAG ACATCGTCCCACAATTCTGCTGATGACAAGAATCGGCGTAATTCCAGTGAGGAGAGAAGTAGGCCAAACTCAGGTGATGAGAAGCGGAAGCTTAGCCTGTCTGAAGGGAAGGTGAAGAAGAacatgggagaaggaaagaagagggtgtCTTCAGGCTCTTCAGAGAGAGGCTCCAAGTCCCCTCTGAAAAGAGCCCAAGAGCAGAGTCCCCGGAAACGGGGTCGGCCCCCAAAGGATGAgaag GATCTCACCATCCCTGAGTCTAGTACCGTGAAGGGGGTGATGGCTGGACCGATGGCCGCGTTTAAATGGCAGCCAACTGTGAGCGAG CCTGTGAAAGATGCAGACCCTCATTTCCATCATTTCCTGCTCAGCCAAACTGAGAAG CCAGCTGTCTGTTACCAAGCAATcacaaagaagttgaaaatatgTGAAGAG GAAACCGGGTCCACCTCCATCCAGGCAGCAGACAGCACAGCCGTGAATGGCAGCATCACACCCACAGACAAAAA GATAGGATTTTTGGGCCTTGGGCTCATGGGAAGTGGCATCGTCTCCAACTTGCTAAAAATGGGTCACACAGTAACCGTCTGGAACCGGACTGCAGAGAAA TGTGATTTGTTCATCCAGGAGGGGGCCCGCCTAGGAAGAACCCCCGCTGAAGTCGTTTCAACTTGTGACATCACCTTCGCCTGCGTGTCAGATCCCAAGGCAGCCAAGGAC GTGCTGGGCCCCAGTGGTGTACTGCAAGGGATCCGCCCTGGGAAGTGCTATGTGGACATGTCAACAGTGGATGCTGACACAGTCACTGAGCTGGCCCAG GTGATTGTGTCCAGGGGGGGCCGCTTTCTGGAAGCCCCGGTCTCAGGGAATCAGCAGCTGTCTAATGACGGGATGTTGGTGATCTTAGCAGCAGGAGACAGGGGCTTGTATGAGGACTGCAGCAGCTGCTTCCAGGCAATGGGGAAGACCTCCTTCTTTCTAG GTGAGGTTGGCAACGCAGCCAAGATGATGCTGATCGTGAACATGGTCCAGGGAAGCTTCATGGCCACCATCGCTGAGGGCTTGACCCTGGCCCAAGTGACAGGCCAGTCCCAGCAGACACTCTTGGACATCCTCAATCAGGGACAGTTGGCCAGCATCTTCCTGGACCAGAAGTGCCAAA ATATCCTGCAAGGAAACTTTAAGCCTGATTTCTACCTGAAGTACATCCAGAAGGATCTCCGCTTAGCCATTGCCCTGGGTGATGCGGTCAACCATCCTACTCCTATGGCAGCTGCAGCCAACGAG gtgtaCAAAAGAGCCAAGGCACTGGACCAGTCTGACAACGACATGTCTGCCGTGTACCGAGCCTATATACACTAA
- the GLYR1 gene encoding putative oxidoreductase GLYR1 isoform X4, which translates to MLSSAWIKVEQLKPYHAHKEEMIKINKGKRFQQAVDAVEEFLRRAKGKDQTSSHNSADDKNRRNSSEERSRPNSGDEKRKLSLSEGKVKKNMGEGKKRVSSGSSERGSKSPLKRAQEQSPRKRGRPPKDEKDLTIPESSTVKGVMAGPMAAFKWQPTVSEPVKDADPHFHHFLLSQTEKPAVCYQAITKKLKICEEETGSTSIQAADSTAVNGSITPTDKKIGFLGLGLMGSGIVSNLLKMGHTVTVWNRTAEKCDLFIQEGARLGRTPAEVVSTCDITFACVSDPKAAKDLVLGPSGVLQGIRPGKCYVDMSTVDADTVTELAQVIVSRGGRFLEAPVSGNQQLSNDGMLVILAAGDRGLYEDCSSCFQAMGKTSFFLGEVGNAAKMMLIVNMVQGSFMATIAEGLTLAQVTGQSQQTLLDILNQGQLASIFLDQKCQNILQGNFKPDFYLKYIQKDLRLAIALGDAVNHPTPMAAAANEVYKRAKALDQSDNDMSAVYRAYIH; encoded by the exons ATGTTGTCAAG TGCCTGGATCAAAGTGGAACAGCTAAAGCCATACCATGCGCACAAggaggaaatgataaagattaacAAGGGAAAACGGTTCCAGCAAGCTGTGGATGCCGTTGAAGAGTTCCTCCGGAGAGCCAAAGGGAAAGACCAG ACATCGTCCCACAATTCTGCTGATGACAAGAATCGGCGTAATTCCAGTGAGGAGAGAAGTAGGCCAAACTCAGGTGATGAGAAGCGGAAGCTTAGCCTGTCTGAAGGGAAGGTGAAGAAGAacatgggagaaggaaagaagagggtgtCTTCAGGCTCTTCAGAGAGAGGCTCCAAGTCCCCTCTGAAAAGAGCCCAAGAGCAGAGTCCCCGGAAACGGGGTCGGCCCCCAAAGGATGAgaag GATCTCACCATCCCTGAGTCTAGTACCGTGAAGGGGGTGATGGCTGGACCGATGGCCGCGTTTAAATGGCAGCCAACTGTGAGCGAG CCTGTGAAAGATGCAGACCCTCATTTCCATCATTTCCTGCTCAGCCAAACTGAGAAG CCAGCTGTCTGTTACCAAGCAATcacaaagaagttgaaaatatgTGAAGAG GAAACCGGGTCCACCTCCATCCAGGCAGCAGACAGCACAGCCGTGAATGGCAGCATCACACCCACAGACAAAAA GATAGGATTTTTGGGCCTTGGGCTCATGGGAAGTGGCATCGTCTCCAACTTGCTAAAAATGGGTCACACAGTAACCGTCTGGAACCGGACTGCAGAGAAA TGTGATTTGTTCATCCAGGAGGGGGCCCGCCTAGGAAGAACCCCCGCTGAAGTCGTTTCAACTTGTGACATCACCTTCGCCTGCGTGTCAGATCCCAAGGCAGCCAAGGAC CTGGTGCTGGGCCCCAGTGGTGTACTGCAAGGGATCCGCCCTGGGAAGTGCTATGTGGACATGTCAACAGTGGATGCTGACACAGTCACTGAGCTGGCCCAG GTGATTGTGTCCAGGGGGGGCCGCTTTCTGGAAGCCCCGGTCTCAGGGAATCAGCAGCTGTCTAATGACGGGATGTTGGTGATCTTAGCAGCAGGAGACAGGGGCTTGTATGAGGACTGCAGCAGCTGCTTCCAGGCAATGGGGAAGACCTCCTTCTTTCTAG GTGAGGTTGGCAACGCAGCCAAGATGATGCTGATCGTGAACATGGTCCAGGGAAGCTTCATGGCCACCATCGCTGAGGGCTTGACCCTGGCCCAAGTGACAGGCCAGTCCCAGCAGACACTCTTGGACATCCTCAATCAGGGACAGTTGGCCAGCATCTTCCTGGACCAGAAGTGCCAAA ATATCCTGCAAGGAAACTTTAAGCCTGATTTCTACCTGAAGTACATCCAGAAGGATCTCCGCTTAGCCATTGCCCTGGGTGATGCGGTCAACCATCCTACTCCTATGGCAGCTGCAGCCAACGAG gtgtaCAAAAGAGCCAAGGCACTGGACCAGTCTGACAACGACATGTCTGCCGTGTACCGAGCCTATATACACTAA
- the ROGDI gene encoding protein rogdi homolog, whose product MATAMAATAAERAVLEEEFRWLLHDEVHAVLRQLQDILKEASLRFTLPCSGTGTEGPAKQENFILGSCSTDQVKGVLTLQGDALSQADVNLKIPRNNQLLHFAFREDKQWKLQQIQDARNHVSQAIYLLANRDESYQFRTGAEVLKLMDAVMLQLTRARNRLTTPATLTLPEIAASGLTRMFAPALPSDLLVNVYINLNKLCLTVYQLHALQPNSTKNFRPAGGAVLHSPGAMFEWGSQRLEVSHVHKVECVIPWLNDALVFFTVSLQLCQQLKDKISVFSSYWSYRPF is encoded by the exons ATGGCGACCGCGATGGCAGCGACGGCGGCGGAGCGAGCGGTGTTG GAGGAGGAGTTCCGCTGGCTGCTGCACGACGAGGTGCACGCCGTCCTCAGGCAGCTGCAAGACATCCTCAAG gAGGCCTCTCTCCGCTTCACTCTGCCCTGCTCTGGCACCGGCACGGAGGGTCCTGCCAAGCAGGAGAACTTCATCCTTGGCAGCTGTAG CACAGACCAGGTGAAAGGCGTGCTGACTCTGCAAGGGGACGCGCTGAGCCAGGCG GATGTGAACCTGAAGATACCCCGGAACAACCAGCTGCTGCACTTCGCCTTCCGAGAAGACAAGCAGTGGAAGCTGCAGCAG ATCCAGGATGCCAGGAACCATGTAAGCCAAGCCATTTACCTCCTTGCCAACCGGGATGAAAGCTACCAGTTCAGGACGGGAGCAGAGGTCCTCAAG CTGATGGACGCTGTGATGCTGCAGCTGACCAGAGCCCGCAACCGGCTCACCACCCCGGCTACCCTTACTCTGCCTGAGATCGCTGCCAGTGGCCTCACG CGGATGttcgcccctgccctgccctctgaCCTACTAGTCAATGTGTACATCAACCTCAACAAGCTCTGCCTCACCGTGTACCAGCTGCACGCCCTGCAGCCCAACTCCACCAAG AACTTCCGCCCAGCTGGAGGCGCCGTGCTCCACAGCCCTGGGGCCATGTT cgAGTGGGGCTCCCAGCGTCTGGAGGTGAGCCATGTGCACAAGGTGGAGTGTGTGATCCCGTGGCTCAACGATGCCCTAGTCTTCTTCACGGTCTCCCTGCAGCTCTGCCAGCAGCTCAAGGATAAG atCTCCGTTTTCTCCAGCTACTGGAGCTACAGGCCTTTCTGA
- the SMIM22 gene encoding small integral membrane protein 22 isoform X2 — translation MGMLYMDDQTVLVACGLNLSGRFGFLGKPSHKAGAEMALAEDLEKELETTAQEVLGKLRSGQLFQSRWDTAAFIIFLIFLGTVLLLLLLVCIHCCCYSCCSRRTSRSQKVSPDQEHRRGVDNLALEP, via the exons ATGGGCATGTTGTACATGGATGACCAAACAGTACTGGTGGCCTGTGGACTGAACTTGAGCGGGAGATTCGGCTTCCTAGGAAAACCATCCCAT AAGGCTGGAGCTGAGATGGCCTTGGCAGAAGACCTGGAGAAGGAGCTGGAGACCACGGCCCAGGaagtgctggggaaactgaggagcGGTCAGCTGTTCCAGTCCAGGTGGGACACTGCTGCCTTCATCATCTTTCTCATCTTCCTTG GCActgtgttgctgctgctgctgcttgttTGCATCCACTGCTGCTGCTATAGCTGCTGCAGCCGCCGCACCTCCAGATCCCAGAAGGTGAGCCCCGATCAG GAACACCGCAGGGGTGTGGATAACTTGGCCCTGGAACCTTAA
- the SMIM22 gene encoding small integral membrane protein 22 isoform X3, which translates to MYTKNRRLKGITPISWKKKLRQRRSRIVPQGHTRKAGAEMALAEDLEKELETTAQEVLGKLRSGQLFQSRWDTAAFIIFLIFLGTVLLLLLLVCIHCCCYSCCSRRTSRSQKEHRRGVDNLALEP; encoded by the exons ATGTATACAAAGAACAGAAGACTGAAGGGAATCACACCCATAAGTTGG aagaagaaactgaggcagagaaggtCAAGGATTGTGCCCCAAGGCCACACACGG AAGGCTGGAGCTGAGATGGCCTTGGCAGAAGACCTGGAGAAGGAGCTGGAGACCACGGCCCAGGaagtgctggggaaactgaggagcGGTCAGCTGTTCCAGTCCAGGTGGGACACTGCTGCCTTCATCATCTTTCTCATCTTCCTTG GCActgtgttgctgctgctgctgcttgttTGCATCCACTGCTGCTGCTATAGCTGCTGCAGCCGCCGCACCTCCAGATCCCAGAAG GAACACCGCAGGGGTGTGGATAACTTGGCCCTGGAACCTTAA
- the SMIM22 gene encoding small integral membrane protein 22 isoform X5, with translation MALAEDLEKELETTAQEVLGKLRSGQLFQSRWDTAAFIIFLIFLGTVLLLLLLVCIHCCCYSCCSRRTSRSQKVSPDQEHRRGVDNLALEP, from the exons ATGGCCTTGGCAGAAGACCTGGAGAAGGAGCTGGAGACCACGGCCCAGGaagtgctggggaaactgaggagcGGTCAGCTGTTCCAGTCCAGGTGGGACACTGCTGCCTTCATCATCTTTCTCATCTTCCTTG GCActgtgttgctgctgctgctgcttgttTGCATCCACTGCTGCTGCTATAGCTGCTGCAGCCGCCGCACCTCCAGATCCCAGAAGGTGAGCCCCGATCAG GAACACCGCAGGGGTGTGGATAACTTGGCCCTGGAACCTTAA
- the SMIM22 gene encoding small integral membrane protein 22 isoform X4, whose product MYTKNRRLKGITPISWKAGAEMALAEDLEKELETTAQEVLGKLRSGQLFQSRWDTAAFIIFLIFLGTVLLLLLLVCIHCCCYSCCSRRTSRSQKVSPDQEHRRGVDNLALEP is encoded by the exons ATGTATACAAAGAACAGAAGACTGAAGGGAATCACACCCATAAGTTGG AAGGCTGGAGCTGAGATGGCCTTGGCAGAAGACCTGGAGAAGGAGCTGGAGACCACGGCCCAGGaagtgctggggaaactgaggagcGGTCAGCTGTTCCAGTCCAGGTGGGACACTGCTGCCTTCATCATCTTTCTCATCTTCCTTG GCActgtgttgctgctgctgctgcttgttTGCATCCACTGCTGCTGCTATAGCTGCTGCAGCCGCCGCACCTCCAGATCCCAGAAGGTGAGCCCCGATCAG GAACACCGCAGGGGTGTGGATAACTTGGCCCTGGAACCTTAA
- the SMIM22 gene encoding small integral membrane protein 22 isoform X1 — protein sequence MYTKNRRLKGITPISWKKKLRQRRSRIVPQGHTRKAGAEMALAEDLEKELETTAQEVLGKLRSGQLFQSRWDTAAFIIFLIFLGTVLLLLLLVCIHCCCYSCCSRRTSRSQKVSPDQEHRRGVDNLALEP from the exons ATGTATACAAAGAACAGAAGACTGAAGGGAATCACACCCATAAGTTGG aagaagaaactgaggcagagaaggtCAAGGATTGTGCCCCAAGGCCACACACGG AAGGCTGGAGCTGAGATGGCCTTGGCAGAAGACCTGGAGAAGGAGCTGGAGACCACGGCCCAGGaagtgctggggaaactgaggagcGGTCAGCTGTTCCAGTCCAGGTGGGACACTGCTGCCTTCATCATCTTTCTCATCTTCCTTG GCActgtgttgctgctgctgctgcttgttTGCATCCACTGCTGCTGCTATAGCTGCTGCAGCCGCCGCACCTCCAGATCCCAGAAGGTGAGCCCCGATCAG GAACACCGCAGGGGTGTGGATAACTTGGCCCTGGAACCTTAA